A genomic window from Alphaproteobacteria bacterium includes:
- a CDS encoding TIGR03087 family PEP-CTERM/XrtA system glycosyltransferase, producing the protein MPIVQDMLFLSQRLPYPPNKGDKIRSFNILKHFARSYRIHLGCFIDDPADWEHVPALQQYCVDTCILPLNKTMAKVRSLQAFLTGDPLNLPYFHSAALGRWTDKVLADVKPRAAFAFSSQMAQFLLNARPRPERIVIDYCDVDSDKWRQYAASCNWPMNWVYNREGRTLLEYDRMVARAIDAGTFVADQEVSLFNSLSPDTAAKIHAVGNGIDTQYFAPDDDYPDPYGAGGPVLIFTGAMDYWPNIDAVTWFASDIFPAVRAAIDGARFYIVGSNPSGDVEKLTQREGVFVTGRVPDMRPYLRHAHAAVTPMRIARGVQNKVLEAMAMAKPTVTTPSALAGIDAIPDREIIVAEGAEDFILKTIFALQDTASATVGNNGRAFVLRECSWETRLAGYDSLFRQCGKDLAAG; encoded by the coding sequence GTGCCCATCGTGCAGGATATGCTTTTTCTCAGCCAGCGGCTGCCCTACCCGCCGAACAAGGGCGACAAGATCCGTTCCTTCAACATTTTGAAGCATTTCGCCAGGTCCTATCGCATTCATCTGGGTTGCTTCATCGACGATCCGGCCGATTGGGAGCACGTCCCGGCCTTGCAGCAATATTGCGTCGATACCTGTATTCTGCCGTTAAACAAGACCATGGCGAAGGTGCGTTCATTACAGGCCTTTCTGACCGGCGACCCCCTGAATCTGCCTTATTTTCATAGCGCGGCGCTGGGACGGTGGACGGATAAAGTGCTTGCGGACGTCAAGCCGAGAGCCGCATTCGCGTTTTCGTCCCAGATGGCGCAATTCCTCCTCAACGCGCGGCCCCGGCCGGAACGGATCGTCATCGACTATTGCGACGTCGATTCGGACAAATGGCGGCAATACGCGGCCTCCTGCAACTGGCCGATGAACTGGGTCTATAACCGTGAGGGGCGGACGCTGCTGGAATACGACCGGATGGTCGCCCGCGCCATTGACGCGGGGACCTTTGTCGCGGATCAGGAAGTGTCGCTGTTTAACAGTCTTTCCCCGGATACCGCCGCGAAAATCCACGCCGTGGGCAATGGAATCGACACGCAATATTTCGCACCCGACGACGACTACCCGGACCCGTACGGCGCCGGCGGCCCCGTACTGATCTTCACCGGCGCCATGGACTATTGGCCCAATATCGACGCCGTCACCTGGTTTGCGTCAGACATATTCCCGGCTGTTCGTGCGGCCATCGACGGGGCGCGGTTCTATATTGTCGGGTCCAATCCATCCGGCGATGTCGAAAAACTGACGCAGCGGGAAGGTGTTTTCGTCACCGGCCGCGTTCCCGACATGCGGCCCTATTTGCGGCATGCGCACGCCGCAGTGACGCCGATGCGCATCGCCCGCGGCGTCCAGAACAAGGTGCTGGAGGCAATGGCCATGGCCAAACCGACCGTCACGACGCCAAGCGCATTGGCGGGCATTGACGCCATACCGGATCGCGAGATCATTGTCGCCGAAGGTGCAGAGGATTTCATACTAAAAACGATCTTCGCTTTGCAGGATACGGCATCCGCAACCGTTGGCAACAACGGGCGCGCATTCGTCCTTCGGGAGTGCAGCTGGGAGACGCGGCTGGCCGGATACGATTCCCTGTTCCGGCAGTGCGGAAAGGATTTGGCTGCCGGTTAA
- a CDS encoding XrtA system polysaccharide deacetylase codes for MSVDVEDYFQVQAFADRISRDSWDSRECRVEANTDRILGLFGDAGVKATFFTLGWVAERYPQVVHRIVEQGHELASHGHAHFRADEQSPQAFLEDISRTKKTLEDTGGTAVCGYRAATFSIGAKNLWSFDVLREAGYAYSSSVNPIHHDLYGMPDAPRFAFLPDGESGIEEFPITTLRVGNKNLPCGGGGFFRLLPYAVSRWAMRRVNRQDGQPCIFYFHPWEVDPGQPRIPGISAKTRFRHYLNLERMEARLRALTKDFAWDRMDRVFGLGGTGQQ; via the coding sequence ATGTCCGTGGATGTGGAGGACTATTTCCAGGTCCAGGCCTTCGCCGACAGGATTTCCCGGGATTCATGGGATTCCCGGGAGTGCCGGGTGGAAGCCAATACCGACCGGATTCTGGGACTGTTCGGCGACGCCGGGGTCAAGGCAACGTTCTTTACCCTGGGCTGGGTGGCGGAGCGCTATCCCCAGGTCGTCCACCGCATCGTCGAACAGGGGCACGAACTGGCCAGCCACGGCCACGCCCATTTCCGCGCGGACGAGCAATCCCCGCAAGCTTTCCTGGAAGACATATCGCGGACGAAGAAGACCCTGGAAGACACCGGCGGCACCGCCGTTTGCGGTTATCGGGCGGCGACCTTTTCCATCGGCGCAAAGAACCTGTGGAGCTTCGACGTGCTGCGCGAAGCAGGGTACGCGTACAGTTCGAGCGTTAACCCGATCCATCACGATTTGTACGGTATGCCGGACGCGCCGCGTTTTGCCTTCCTTCCGGACGGCGAATCCGGTATCGAGGAATTCCCCATTACGACGTTGCGGGTCGGCAATAAAAACCTGCCCTGCGGCGGCGGCGGGTTTTTTCGCTTGCTGCCCTACGCGGTGTCGCGCTGGGCGATGCGCCGTGTAAACCGGCAGGATGGACAGCCCTGCATTTTCTATTTTCATCCCTGGGAGGTCGACCCTGGCCAGCCCCGCATACCGGGTATTTCGGCAAAAACGCGGTTTCGCCACTATCTGAATCTCGAACGGATGGAGGCGCGCCTCCGGGCGCTGACCAAAGACTTCGCCTGGGACCGGATGGATCGCGTCTTCGGTCTGGGTGGTACGGGACAGCAATGA
- a CDS encoding FemAB family XrtA/PEP-CTERM system-associated protein, protein MNSISGNLTIRSFSDADSARWDAYVLAHPDATFFHRAGWRTVIEKSFKHRPLYAYAARGGEICGILPLVHVKSALFGNRLVSTPFCVQGGPLASDDAARQALDDYAIGLADELAVDYLEFRSKAVTRPGWACKDDLYFTFRREIDPTPEGNLKAIPRKQRAVVRKAIDSAYLRDEIDEDPDRFFRAYATSVRDLGTPVFSKNYCRNLKEAFGDDCEYLVVASPDGKPVSGVLQFYFRDEVLPYYGGGTADARSTGAYGYMYWRSACRAAERGIRIFDFGRSKKDTGAFAFKKNWGFEPTPLYYEYRMKPGTEMPDVNPLNPKYRLMIETWKRLPLPVANLIGPRLFGSLG, encoded by the coding sequence ATGAACTCGATATCCGGCAATCTGACGATCCGGTCCTTCTCAGATGCCGACTCCGCCCGGTGGGACGCCTATGTACTGGCGCATCCTGACGCGACATTTTTCCATCGCGCCGGTTGGCGGACGGTCATAGAGAAAAGCTTCAAACATCGCCCCCTTTACGCGTATGCCGCGCGGGGCGGCGAAATATGCGGCATCCTGCCGCTGGTGCATGTCAAGAGCGCGCTGTTCGGCAATCGGCTGGTATCGACGCCCTTTTGCGTCCAGGGCGGGCCGCTGGCATCCGACGACGCGGCGCGCCAGGCGCTGGACGATTACGCCATCGGCCTGGCGGACGAACTGGCGGTCGATTATCTGGAATTCCGCAGCAAGGCCGTGACCCGCCCCGGCTGGGCCTGCAAGGACGACCTGTATTTCACCTTCCGGCGCGAAATCGATCCGACGCCGGAAGGTAATCTGAAAGCAATCCCGAGGAAGCAGCGCGCGGTTGTACGCAAGGCAATCGATTCCGCGTACCTGCGCGACGAAATCGATGAGGACCCCGACCGGTTCTTCCGCGCGTACGCTACTAGCGTACGAGACCTGGGAACGCCCGTGTTTTCCAAAAATTACTGCCGCAACCTGAAGGAAGCCTTCGGCGACGACTGCGAATACCTGGTCGTCGCGTCGCCGGACGGAAAGCCCGTCAGCGGCGTATTGCAGTTCTATTTCCGCGACGAGGTCCTGCCCTATTACGGCGGCGGAACGGCCGATGCGCGAAGCACGGGCGCCTACGGCTACATGTACTGGCGCTCCGCCTGCCGCGCGGCGGAAAGAGGTATCCGGATTTTTGACTTCGGCCGCAGCAAGAAGGATACCGGCGCCTTTGCCTTCAAGAAGAACTGGGGCTTCGAGCCGACGCCACTGTATTACGAGTATCGCATGAAGCCGGGTACGGAAATGCCCGACGTCAATCCGCTGAATCCGAAATACCGGCTGATGATCGAAACGTGGAAGCGCCTTCCGCTGCCCGTCGCCAATCTGATCGGCCCCCGGCTCTTCGGAAGTCTGGGATAA
- the galE gene encoding UDP-glucose 4-epimerase GalE: MTDECVLVTGGAGYIGSHVGLALLETSRRIVVVDNLVTGRRELVPDAATFIEADVSDMATMGRVLRDHECSAVMHFAGSTVVPESVADPLKYYRNNTSASRGLLEAVVDAGVNRFIFSSTAAVYGNPDRLPIDETAPLDPVSPYGKSKLMTETMLHDVSTATDLRYIALRYFNVAGADPDGRSGQSTPNATHLIKAACEAACGTRDRITVFGNDYDTPDGTGVRDFIHVTDLARAHVAALDHLAAGGDSNIMNCGYGSGYSVKQVLDVLRKVSGRDFPVEMGPRRPGDIGEIYAESKRIRETLNWTPQHDDLEEIISSAYAWERRTTDAAA, encoded by the coding sequence ATGACGGATGAATGCGTGTTGGTTACGGGCGGGGCAGGCTATATCGGCAGCCATGTCGGCCTCGCGCTGCTGGAGACAAGCCGGCGGATTGTCGTCGTCGACAACCTAGTAACCGGGCGGCGGGAACTGGTGCCGGATGCGGCGACATTCATCGAGGCCGATGTCAGCGATATGGCGACGATGGGGCGTGTTTTGCGCGACCATGAATGTTCGGCGGTAATGCATTTTGCCGGATCGACGGTCGTACCGGAATCCGTGGCGGATCCCCTGAAATATTATCGGAACAATACCAGCGCCAGCCGCGGCCTTCTGGAAGCGGTGGTCGATGCCGGGGTAAACCGGTTCATTTTTTCGTCGACGGCGGCCGTTTACGGCAACCCGGATCGATTGCCGATCGATGAAACGGCGCCGCTCGATCCCGTATCGCCGTATGGCAAATCCAAGCTCATGACCGAAACCATGCTGCACGATGTCTCCACGGCCACGGATCTTCGATATATTGCTCTACGTTACTTTAACGTAGCAGGCGCCGATCCCGATGGGCGCAGCGGGCAAAGCACACCGAATGCGACTCATCTGATCAAGGCCGCCTGCGAGGCGGCATGCGGGACACGGGACCGGATTACCGTGTTCGGGAACGATTATGACACGCCGGACGGGACGGGCGTGCGGGATTTTATTCATGTGACCGATCTGGCGCGGGCGCATGTTGCGGCGCTCGACCATCTCGCCGCGGGCGGTGACAGCAACATCATGAATTGCGGTTATGGCAGCGGCTATTCGGTGAAGCAGGTGCTGGACGTACTGCGCAAGGTCAGCGGCAGGGACTTTCCGGTCGAGATGGGGCCTCGCCGTCCCGGCGATATCGGTGAAATCTATGCCGAATCGAAGCGGATCCGGGAAACACTGAACTGGACGCCGCAACATGACGACCTGGAGGAGATCATTTCATCCGCTTATGCCTGGGAACGTCGGACGACGGACGCCGCGGCTTAA
- the prsT gene encoding XrtA/PEP-CTERM system TPR-repeat protein PrsT — protein MTDRFERHRLYSSGSGPSGAVAKRGIRQWLSVLALSVGLFPMPHSALWAAVSEESSEYFEEARGYMEKGDVKSAVIQLKNAILADPDNVRARYELAIIYIRGREGPSAEKELKAALDRGLEEDKIWIALAQAYSLQGKNREIIAEILPDGKTGELKANILAVRGSAYAALKQLDKAEESLNLAVKEAPEAVLVRISLGQVLQARGKLDEAEEQIDRALALNPDSSMALIRKGGLLQARQEYDAAIEVFSKAVALNENNIPAHLARAGAYIASKDLARAREDVNLVLDKAPNNPIGQYLDATLLAGEKKYQAATDALQPVMAALAEYPPALYLQASLDLAQGRIEQAQTAVQGYLARVPGSSRGQRLLAAIFLRKQDPARAIEILEPMSRANPDDARLLALLGSAYAAARRNAEATTVFERIVELQPDDSTTRARLALSRLNSGDSDAAVRDFESIVEGDPDETRASLLLVLTHLRQREFDKALSAATVLKERMPDSPIPENFLGTIYIYKKDVPNARRHFEQALAIQPEFSPAAMNLAALERSNGDIESAKARYEKILTTDTKNIQAMMRLSQIAFSENDNAKGIDWLEKAIEANPNAAQPRVALVNAYLRQKEGQRALSAARELVQIDGKNVDALDALAQAQFDAGQIPNAVATYRQLVSLAPNSPLAQFRFGRLLAASEELGDAISAFEKAIALNPAYHEARQELIGVILRKNGPDAALGRTREMIRENPDAGFGHALEGSVLARKGDFAAASEAYKKAQVREPSGQILSRLYQNLSRAGKGAEGRQLLQEWLARNPDDSTIRFVYASALIQNNDYPGAIRENETLLKAFPENAVLLNDLAWLYGETSDPRALEYARRAQKLAPKSPAVADTLGWLLVGKGDVEEGLRYLKEANEMAPNQLEIGYHYAAALAQSSKNTDALKLLKDILDTGKQFASIEDARALYVKLVGK, from the coding sequence ATGACTGATAGATTTGAGCGCCATCGCCTGTATTCGTCCGGTTCCGGGCCTTCCGGCGCTGTTGCGAAGCGCGGTATTCGGCAGTGGTTATCCGTTTTGGCGCTATCCGTCGGACTGTTCCCAATGCCGCATTCCGCGTTATGGGCCGCGGTCAGCGAGGAGTCATCGGAGTATTTCGAGGAAGCCCGCGGCTATATGGAAAAGGGGGACGTAAAGTCCGCCGTAATTCAGTTGAAGAATGCCATCCTGGCAGACCCCGACAATGTGCGGGCGCGGTACGAACTGGCCATCATCTATATCCGTGGCCGCGAAGGACCGTCGGCGGAAAAGGAATTGAAGGCGGCTCTCGATCGCGGCCTGGAAGAAGACAAGATATGGATTGCGCTGGCGCAGGCCTATAGCCTGCAGGGGAAAAACCGGGAAATCATCGCCGAAATCCTGCCGGACGGCAAAACAGGTGAATTAAAGGCCAACATTCTGGCGGTCCGGGGCAGCGCCTATGCGGCCCTGAAACAGCTGGATAAAGCGGAAGAGTCTCTGAACCTAGCGGTCAAGGAAGCGCCTGAAGCGGTGCTTGTGCGCATTTCCCTCGGTCAGGTGCTGCAGGCGCGCGGAAAACTTGACGAAGCGGAAGAGCAGATCGATCGCGCCCTGGCGTTGAATCCGGACAGTTCGATGGCGCTGATCCGCAAGGGCGGATTGCTGCAGGCCCGGCAGGAATATGACGCCGCGATTGAAGTTTTCAGCAAGGCCGTTGCCCTGAATGAAAACAATATTCCGGCGCACTTGGCGCGTGCCGGCGCCTATATTGCCAGCAAGGACCTCGCCCGCGCCCGCGAGGATGTCAATCTGGTCCTCGACAAGGCGCCGAACAATCCCATCGGCCAGTATCTCGACGCTACACTTCTGGCAGGCGAGAAAAAATACCAGGCGGCGACGGATGCGCTTCAGCCGGTGATGGCGGCGCTGGCCGAGTATCCGCCGGCATTGTATCTCCAGGCATCGCTTGATCTAGCCCAGGGTCGTATCGAGCAGGCGCAAACGGCTGTCCAGGGGTATCTGGCCAGGGTGCCGGGAAGCTCGCGGGGCCAGCGCCTTCTCGCGGCCATCTTCCTGCGGAAACAGGATCCGGCCCGTGCAATCGAGATTCTGGAACCGATGAGCCGGGCCAACCCGGATGATGCCCGCCTGTTGGCGCTGCTGGGTTCGGCCTATGCCGCGGCACGCCGGAACGCCGAGGCCACGACAGTCTTCGAAAGAATCGTCGAACTTCAGCCGGATGATTCCACGACCCGGGCGCGGCTGGCGCTGAGCCGCCTGAACAGCGGCGACAGCGATGCGGCGGTCAGGGATTTCGAATCAATCGTGGAAGGCGATCCGGACGAAACACGGGCCAGTCTGTTGCTGGTGCTGACTCATCTGCGGCAGAGAGAATTCGACAAGGCGCTGTCGGCCGCGACTGTATTGAAGGAGCGCATGCCTGACAGTCCGATTCCGGAGAATTTTCTGGGCACGATCTACATCTATAAAAAGGATGTGCCAAACGCACGCCGGCATTTCGAGCAGGCGCTGGCAATCCAGCCGGAGTTTTCGCCGGCGGCTATGAACCTGGCGGCGCTGGAACGCAGCAATGGCGATATCGAATCGGCTAAAGCGCGTTACGAGAAAATCCTGACCACCGACACGAAAAACATCCAGGCGATGATGCGTCTGTCGCAAATCGCCTTTTCCGAAAACGACAACGCAAAGGGAATCGATTGGCTGGAAAAAGCCATTGAGGCGAATCCGAATGCCGCGCAACCAAGAGTGGCGTTGGTCAATGCCTATCTGCGTCAGAAGGAAGGGCAGCGTGCGTTGAGCGCGGCCCGGGAACTGGTCCAGATTGACGGCAAGAACGTCGATGCGCTCGATGCGCTGGCGCAGGCGCAATTCGATGCCGGCCAGATCCCGAATGCGGTCGCGACCTACCGGCAACTGGTCAGCCTTGCGCCGAATTCTCCGCTCGCCCAATTCCGGTTTGGCAGGTTGCTCGCCGCGTCGGAGGAGCTTGGCGATGCCATATCCGCATTTGAGAAAGCAATAGCGCTAAATCCGGCTTACCACGAGGCGCGCCAGGAGCTTATTGGCGTCATTCTGCGGAAAAATGGGCCGGATGCGGCGCTGGGCCGCACGCGGGAAATGATCCGGGAAAATCCGGATGCCGGCTTTGGCCATGCCCTGGAGGGAAGTGTCCTGGCCCGGAAAGGCGATTTCGCTGCGGCGAGTGAAGCCTACAAGAAGGCGCAGGTGCGGGAACCCTCCGGCCAGATATTGTCTCGGCTGTATCAAAACCTGTCCCGTGCCGGGAAGGGCGCCGAAGGGCGCCAGCTCCTGCAGGAATGGCTTGCCAGGAATCCGGATGATTCGACCATTCGCTTTGTCTATGCGAGCGCGTTGATTCAGAACAATGATTATCCGGGCGCTATCCGGGAAAATGAAACGCTGCTGAAAGCGTTTCCGGAAAACGCCGTACTCCTGAATGACCTGGCATGGCTTTATGGCGAAACGTCGGATCCTCGCGCATTGGAATATGCCAGAAGGGCGCAAAAGCTCGCGCCCAAGTCGCCGGCAGTTGCCGATACGCTGGGCTGGCTTCTCGTCGGCAAGGGCGATGTGGAAGAGGGACTCAGATACCTCAAGGAAGCGAATGAAATGGCGCCGAACCAGCTGGAAATCGGGTATCACTATGCGGCGGCACTGGCGCAATCGAGCAAGAATACGGATGCGTTGAAACTGCTCAAGGATATCCTCGATACCGGAAAACAGTTCGCCAGCATCGAAGACGCACGTGCCCTTTATGTAAAACTGGTCGGAAAATAA